From the genome of Fundulus heteroclitus isolate FHET01 unplaced genomic scaffold, MU-UCD_Fhet_4.1 scaffold_88, whole genome shotgun sequence:
ttccagcagcacaacaaccctaaacatccTCCCAGAGCTACACTGGAACGGACTAACGCATATGCGTtggaatggtccagtcaaagtctagaccaaAAACCAATCGACAAAAGGCAGGCTTTTTAAATCCCTGTCCTGATGCTCTCCATCCACGCTGACCGAGTTGGAGCCATTTAGCCAAGAGCAGTGGACAAAAACCTCTGTGTGTAGGTGTGCCAAGCTGGTCGTGTGTAAACAGGTTGAAATCCTTCTGTGGGGCCCCGGGACCCTGAATCCCCTGGTACTGAAATCTGGACTACCGACTACAACCAGGACAGTAATCTAAGACTGAAGGAATTTTATCTGTGGTGGATCACGTACTTCCAGCCGCACTCCGGCCAGCCACATGTGtagggtttctctcctgtgtgccgGCGGAAGTGTGCCTTCAGATGGCTGCTTTTCGTGTACATCTTCCCACAGCCCGGGTGGGAACACTTGTGGACCCTCTCAGTGGGCGACGCCCTGCTCACCCggggggctgctgctgctgctgcttttaggATGGCGGTGCCCTGACTTCCTCCCAGCGCAGTGATCTCCAGAGTCCTTGTGGTGATGGGCAGAGGCGCTATCTTCACATACTTCTGGTCTGATTTGTTGTCGCCGTTCAGTGGCAACAGGGCGCTGGTGGTGGTGGCTGTGGAGGAGACCTGGGGGGGCACCAGGGTGAGATTTGGAGCTGTAGCGCCCTGGAGCCCCATGACCAGATGGGTGAGCCAAATGCCACTTTGGGCTGACGGAGGAGAACCTGTCGGAGCCTGAGGCTGGGCCACAGGTAACGGTTGCAGCTGGAGCACCACTGGAGCTCTAAGGAGCATCGGGGGGGTCACGGTGGCTGGTGAGGGGTTTGATTGACTAGAAGGAGGCAGGTCAGTCTTGATGGGAGCACACTTCTCCTTCTCTGAGGTCTCTGGGGGGGAAGAGCAGAGGGAAGCCCTGACACCTGGTTCACTTTGTATCTCTATTGAGGAAGCTGAAGGTACAGAGGACGCCGGGGAGTTGATGAAGCTGCACGGTAGAGGGGAGGTTTCCTCTTTGGTACTCATTACGTCCTCCTCCAcctgctccatcttctccttcagAAATTCCTCTATGTCCTCCAAAGTGGGAGAGAACGGTGAAGACGGGTGAAAAGAGAATTCCGGCAGCTTAGGCTCCTGGCAGTCCTCTCCTGGGTCATCGGTTGCACCTTGAAAACTCTGCAGACTGATGCCTTTGTTTTCCTCCGCTTCTTCCTCCCCCTCTTCAGGGCTGAAGCtctgcagcgccccctgctgtctggCCACAGGGCTGTCGCAGGAGCGCAAGGGGACCCCATCCTCCTCTGAAAAGGagtgcaggctgctgctgctgtccctGAACAGCTCAGACTCCAAAGTCAGTGCTCTGCTGTTGAGGGACACCATTGATCCAGGCCTAGTGCTGtggacaggggggggggggggtgctgctgCTGGGGAAACCACCCAGATGTGTCACAGAAACCTGCAAGGGCAGAGGTCACAGAGGAATTGTTTAGGCGGTTGCAGAAACACACATATTAATCACAAATCAACAGAACTGGGATAAAAATGGGGTCTACAGTCAGAGGGGGGATGAGGAGGAAACGTGTCGCCTCAAATTCAGTCCACATCCTGCCTTTAGGTAGGATGTCATCGTACAAAGGCATCAGTCATAACAGGGTGCAGGCAGAATCCACCATATCACATGTACACTGTGGCAAAGTAAAGATGCTTTGGTGAAGAAAATAGGGGCCAACTGGAACACCATAAAGGCCGGGAGCTGGGTTCCAGAAAACCAGGCAGCAACCCTTTTTACGAGGAGTAAGGCTGTGTTCAGCGGATGTGGGTGATGTATGATCCTGCTAactttttacccccccccccccccccatactcACAGGGCTTACCTACATTTGACCCTGACTGAACAAAGCTGTGAAACCAAATGAAGCGTCACTGAGCGGGccacagagaagcaggaggTTTGGGAAGCTGGTGTTGCCTTGTTGGCAATCCAGACAGGAAGCCCTGAGTCAGAGCCACCTACAGGACCGTTTTGTCTCACGGTTCATAACAACCGCAGCTGTAGTATTTATCCCATTAAATCCCCATGGGGTTTAAGGGATCCACGCAGGAACACAGCAGCAGGCTCCTCGCAGTTCTGGACAGCTCTAGTCACAGTGGGACGCTGCTTAGGAGCAGGATGGCTGTTGTCGCAGTCAGGCAGGCAGTCGGCCGGGTGGGCACATGTTGCTGCCGGGCCTGCATGGAGCTGGGGGAACACGCAGCCGCGGCGACAACAACAACAGCCGAGGCAGAGCGTCAGAAGCGACGGGAGCAGACCACGGCGCGGCCGCGTGAGGAGGGGAAGCCGCAGCGTGGCCGCACAGCATCGCCTGTGCATGAAGAATCCGCGAGTTTCAAGTTCGCCTGCgtcaaaaaaaaggggggggggggcacttaGCTCTATTTGTATCCCTGCTAGTCTCCAGGAGAGACCACGCAGGAGTCCCAAGACCGCCGCGGCTCAACCTACCGTATGTTACCGAGAGGGGGCGTCGACCTCTCTCGGGCTTCTCGCTGTTTTCTGCTCGCCTCCGTCGTGTTATTGTCGCGACGCGCTCACATCCCGTCCCTGCCACGGGTCCATGTTGGCATTCCTCTTCCCCGCGTCACGTGACCTCATCGCTGCACAACTCAGAGGCATGGGTCCCGTTCCGCCGCCGTGATTGGTCGAGGGCCGTGGAGGCTCGCCTTAAGAGGgcggctctgattggctgctggccGATAAATTCTGTCTGCCATGTGTTATGTCAAAAGCAGGCCGGAAAACGGAAGATTAACGGCTGACTAGAAACATTTAGCTGTTGTTAGGGTAGTACTAGTTCactaaattgaaaaaaaaaaatcatgggaAAGGCAACTGCAACCATGTTCCACGCTGATCTCTGAGAACAGTGCaaccagtaaataaaaaaacaaaagggaaaaTCGAGTAAATAGTCTCTCTCACAGGGAAACAAGATAGGCTACTGTTCCCCTGTCTGTACCTGGACCCAACGCCACCATTGCAAAAAAAAGGGGCAAACGTTCTTGACCGAGCAAACAGGATTGCTAAATAATGTTTCACTGGCCAGAGATTCCTTAGAACACATTTTGAGATTTGTGAAACTTAACTTGTTAATCTGCATGCAGGAACTCAGGCGCTGGCCTGAATGGAGAAACTGGTACTCTGTGTAAAGGATGTGAGTGAGGTCTGCAATCATTTTCTGGGTCTGCCAGATTATTGTTCCTCTAAGGGTTGAAGTCAGGGATGTCAGTTCACTCTCATTAACTTCATTGCCCTTTGTATGAGTCGGGTGAGTTGAGCTAACCTTTcttgcaagctgaattcttgtggtatttgtgcgttcacaaacacaccagaatccatctttggtaggcgggcactagttGTCGCTTTGCCCAATAAGCTCGGAAAGTTCTattgaatgtccctcctttccccgaatatattcgatgggagcagacccagattgataatataaaataagatttaaaaaaccCTTTATAGAGAAAGGCATGACAGCAGCAAAGACACAGATGTACACAGTTTATAGTAGTGGAAAAACAAGCTAATATAATCTAAGATTAGCTCTAAAGCAGTAGAggatgagc
Proteins encoded in this window:
- the si:ch211-117k10.3 gene encoding Krueppel-like factor 15, whose amino-acid sequence is MVSLNSRALTLESELFRDSSSSLHSFSEEDGVPLRSCDSPVARQQGALQSFSPEEGEEEAEENKGISLQSFQGATDDPGEDCQEPKLPEFSFHPSSPFSPTLEDIEEFLKEKMEQVEEDVMSTKEETSPLPCSFINSPASSVPSASSIEIQSEPGVRASLCSSPPETSEKEKCAPIKTDLPPSSQSNPSPATVTPPMLLRAPVVLQLQPLPVAQPQAPTGSPPSAQSGIWLTHLVMGLQGATAPNLTLVPPQVSSTATTTSALLPLNGDNKSDQKYVKIAPLPITTRTLEITALGGSQGTAILKAAAAAAPRVSRASPTERVHKCSHPGCGKMYTKSSHLKAHFRRHTGEKPYTCGWPECGWKFSRSDELSRHRRSHSGIKPYECTLCEKKFARSDHLSKHTKVHRSSRPGRVVRATM